GCGGGCGGCCGGGGCACCTTGTCGAGGCCGAGGAGCGCTTCAGCGTCCTCGAGAGGGCGTTCCAGCAGTGGGCGCAGAGTGTCGTCGCCGCGGCAGCCGAGGAAGAAGAAGCCGATCAGGCGGCATCCGAGTCCGAGTCCGGGTCGTCCGGCGGCTGCTCATGCAACGACTCCTGCTCCGGCTTCGAGTTCACGGGCCCGGAGGTGGCGTCCGACCCCAAGTGCAACCCCGAGAGCGGCGACGCGGCGGAAGCACAAAAGGAGGCGGCCGCGGCGATAGAGGTGGCGCCCACGACAGGTACTACCGCTCGGCGGCGCTGGTGGAGACGGCGCGCTGCTCTGTGCGGCGCTGCTGGCGTGGTGGCGGTGATCGCGCTCGCGGCCGGGTTGGCGTTAGAGTTTGCCGCGGTGTCGGGGCCGTCAGTCAACCTTGTTCCGACGTAGATTACGTGATGGGTCTTTGTTTTTTATCCTTGTTCTTCCGCTGTTGTCAGTGTTGTGAAGTTGAAGTTAAGTTGCCATCTGTGTATCGATCTCCTTGCTTTATTCAGTAAGTACAAGTGTATAATTGTAAGTTTCTGAATAAATACTCGGTTTCACAGTCTCTCTAGAACCATCAAGTTAACCTCCTTTAATGAACTTTATTGTTTTTATAAATTTGGCTTTCTGTTATGCATTTCATGCTTCCAGTCTTTTTGTCAAAATTTCATTATATGACTGATTTGTCCTAAGTCGCACCAGCCTCAAATTGTGTAGTGCACTAGTCTCCATGTACAAAATCAGAAGGTCATCCATCCAGAATTAGGAAATATCAATTTACTTGATCAGAAGGAAGCAAAATAGGAGGTGTTGCTATTACGAACGTTCGCTCGCTGGCTCCACCGAGTTTGATGTTGCTTTCTCGTGCTCATCGCCATTCACATCACCGACTTTCTCCACGGAATTTCGTCCCCTCGCGCGCTTGACAACCGTAAGAAATCAAGAGATGTATGCCTGCATGGTCACTTTTAGTGGGT
This region of Triticum aestivum cultivar Chinese Spring chromosome 2D, IWGSC CS RefSeq v2.1, whole genome shotgun sequence genomic DNA includes:
- the LOC123049768 gene encoding uncharacterized protein, yielding MRLPKRARTFRRRAATPQTSHAAAQTATKPPVPPSVRAPPTENATAAPETEEALPMDAPLAATRPASRRSNPVVERKLVELDDCLVKALNSRPRRYDVDARLFPEIQARIDFLRSLIAAERDSHSHSGGRPGHLVEAEERFSVLERAFQQWAQSVVAAAAEEEEADQAASESESGSSGGCSCNDSCSGFEFTGPEVASDPKCNPESGDAAEAQKEAAAAIEVAPTTGTTARRRWWRRRAALCGAAGVVAVIALAAGLALEFAAVSGPSVNLVPT